One genomic region from Vibrio cyclitrophicus encodes:
- a CDS encoding phosphotransferase: MAIFSWSEAKLLDTSLSSLDSHFSEPPIRAQTLTGGLTNRCWKLVSAGGTEYVWRPITPITKAFFISRHEEYQVLSTIERLGIGPSPIVINESGLLVEWIAGDTLYEGLDLDELLKTLLSVHLVNTKRLPLQPFSFTSRVDHYWLQLDAIHNTEVYTQIYQQWRIAPSIPHVDLSLCHFDLGGYNLVRNSDGIKIIDWEYASLADPRLDLTLTIAVADVPVIEAVNKYCQLRGIHDVQPWLDGVEAWLPRSRMMAMLWYLLAHQLWGDESYLREAEALSCTFCS, translated from the coding sequence ATGGCAATTTTTTCTTGGTCTGAAGCTAAACTTCTTGATACCAGTTTGAGTTCGCTTGATAGCCACTTCTCTGAACCACCCATTAGAGCACAGACTTTGACTGGCGGTTTGACTAATCGTTGTTGGAAATTGGTTTCAGCAGGGGGTACTGAGTATGTATGGCGTCCAATCACACCGATCACCAAAGCGTTTTTCATTTCTCGTCATGAAGAGTATCAAGTGCTCTCAACTATTGAACGCCTTGGTATAGGGCCAAGCCCTATCGTCATTAATGAGAGTGGGTTATTGGTCGAGTGGATTGCTGGCGATACGCTCTACGAAGGTTTAGATCTTGATGAATTATTGAAAACGTTGCTCTCAGTACATTTAGTTAACACCAAGCGATTACCCCTCCAACCATTTAGTTTTACTTCGCGAGTCGATCATTATTGGCTCCAGCTAGATGCTATTCACAATACTGAGGTTTACACTCAAATTTATCAACAATGGCGTATTGCTCCGAGTATTCCACATGTCGACTTATCTTTGTGTCATTTTGATTTAGGTGGATACAACCTAGTACGAAACAGTGACGGGATTAAGATCATTGATTGGGAATATGCCTCGTTAGCTGACCCAAGGCTTGATCTTACGTTAACCATTGCGGTTGCGGATGTCCCGGTGATTGAAGCCGTTAACAAGTACTGTCAACTAAGAGGGATCCATGATGTTCAACCATGGCTAGACGGTGTAGAAGCATGGTTACCAAGAAGTAGAATGATGGCGATGTTATGGTACTTACTGGCTCACCAACTGTGGGGCGATGAAAGTTACTTGCGCGAAGCAGAGGCACTCAGCTGCACTTTCTGCAGTTAG
- the lpoB gene encoding penicillin-binding protein activator LpoB, whose amino-acid sequence MKKSVIALLGLAVILGGCSNKVSYGDAQAVETTTIDFGSTDLQTIAGEMVDSMMASGSVSYITSEQRPIVFVERIKNKTSEHIDTESITDTISTKMLNSGKFRFVDMDRVESVRDQLNFQNNDELVNQSSAIQFGKMVGAQYMLYGNLSSIVKKAGSDEDVYYKMTMRLMDLESGLIEWADETEIRKQQSKSLLGL is encoded by the coding sequence ATGAAAAAGAGTGTCATTGCGCTACTAGGTTTAGCGGTTATTTTAGGCGGTTGTTCGAACAAGGTAAGCTACGGTGATGCACAAGCTGTAGAAACCACGACAATCGATTTCGGTTCAACTGATCTTCAAACGATTGCTGGTGAGATGGTTGATAGCATGATGGCTTCAGGTTCAGTGTCTTACATTACTAGTGAGCAGCGTCCAATCGTGTTCGTAGAGCGTATTAAGAACAAAACAAGTGAGCACATCGATACTGAGTCAATCACTGACACTATCAGTACTAAGATGCTGAACTCTGGTAAGTTCCGTTTTGTTGATATGGACCGCGTAGAATCGGTTCGAGATCAACTGAACTTCCAAAACAATGATGAGCTTGTAAATCAAAGCTCAGCGATCCAGTTCGGTAAAATGGTAGGTGCTCAATACATGTTGTATGGCAATCTATCAAGTATCGTTAAGAAAGCAGGTAGCGATGAAGACGTATACTACAAAATGACAATGCGTCTAATGGATCTTGAGTCTGGCCTGATTGAATGGGCTGACGAGACTGAAATCCGTAAGCAACAATCTAAGAGCCTATTGGGTCTTTAA
- a CDS encoding YcfL family protein — MKKWLVSFAAVMALAGCADNTAGVRVDSLTQNVFFGDKVLGSRLLVEDIRTDQIDGHTRGIVRLNSNYKGDQNILYRFYWYDDAGLEVNLKQGPWKQAIVRGFESISLSEVSVNPSATQFRVQFREQ, encoded by the coding sequence ATGAAAAAGTGGTTAGTGAGCTTCGCAGCGGTTATGGCTCTGGCTGGGTGTGCTGATAATACAGCTGGCGTAAGAGTTGATAGCCTGACTCAGAACGTTTTCTTTGGTGACAAGGTATTGGGTAGCCGTTTATTGGTTGAAGATATCCGTACTGATCAAATCGATGGTCATACTAGAGGAATTGTTCGTTTGAACAGTAACTATAAAGGCGATCAAAATATCCTTTATCGTTTCTACTGGTACGACGATGCTGGTCTTGAGGTCAATTTAAAACAAGGTCCTTGGAAGCAAGCAATTGTTCGTGGTTTTGAAAGTATTTCGTTGTCGGAAGTGTCGGTAAACCCGAGCGCAACTCAGTTCCGAGTACAGTTCCGAGAGCAGTAA
- a CDS encoding COG3014 family protein, giving the protein MKQQFRFASIALLSALTAGCASMSAGSLFSHYSAQNKEIYQAVKSGDYSEAQQELPDYAAGDILDNFERGRINLLDQKYPESKSSFELADQAVRDQQSKAVISISDSATSVGALAVNDNITEYVPPDYELGFLHLYLGLNYLKKNDLEGAVIEMRRANQVQEQAKKQREAELERAASDAKSQGLSANVGSILANYPDAGKKLQSVQNAYLMFLSGLLYEASNDLNSAYVDYRRALAVMPENQEIIDRTMSTAARLGMRQDLATLEKRYKQSSKLGNGQGRVIVLQEQSAVQAMDSWRLDLPIYDSRDQGAIYSLALPYYPNQNVERFSALRINGQPLSESLITDVNAMAQNDLSERMTSIVIRQALRVVAKDRIRKETTQGNDVGNILFNVWNTFTEQPDTRSWQSLPAEIKSSTFVANSGQYTLEAGAKTYDFDIREGQTTLVWISRQGNNATMWHKQLGRL; this is encoded by the coding sequence GTGAAGCAACAGTTTAGATTCGCTTCCATTGCCCTGCTATCGGCGTTGACTGCGGGATGCGCGAGTATGTCGGCAGGAAGTCTGTTCAGCCATTATAGCGCTCAAAACAAAGAGATATACCAAGCAGTGAAGTCTGGAGATTATTCAGAGGCTCAACAAGAGTTACCAGATTACGCAGCAGGAGACATTCTTGATAATTTTGAAAGGGGCAGAATTAACCTGCTTGATCAAAAGTATCCGGAGAGTAAGTCTTCGTTTGAGTTGGCCGACCAGGCAGTAAGAGATCAACAAAGCAAAGCCGTGATCTCAATCTCAGACAGTGCGACCAGCGTTGGTGCATTGGCTGTGAATGACAATATTACCGAGTATGTCCCGCCAGATTATGAATTGGGTTTTCTTCATCTTTATCTCGGCTTAAATTACTTGAAGAAAAACGATTTAGAAGGTGCGGTGATCGAAATGCGTCGCGCCAACCAAGTACAAGAACAAGCAAAGAAACAACGTGAAGCTGAGTTAGAAAGAGCAGCGAGTGATGCCAAGTCTCAAGGTTTATCAGCCAATGTAGGCAGCATTCTTGCGAATTACCCTGATGCGGGTAAAAAGCTGCAATCGGTACAAAATGCCTATTTGATGTTTTTGTCTGGGCTGCTTTATGAAGCATCAAATGATTTAAACAGTGCCTACGTTGACTATCGACGTGCTCTGGCCGTGATGCCAGAAAACCAAGAAATTATCGATAGAACAATGTCGACAGCCGCTCGTTTAGGAATGCGACAAGATTTAGCAACGCTAGAAAAGCGCTATAAGCAATCGTCGAAGCTTGGTAACGGACAAGGGCGAGTGATTGTGCTTCAAGAGCAAAGCGCAGTGCAAGCGATGGATAGTTGGCGACTAGATTTACCTATTTATGACAGTCGTGATCAGGGAGCAATATACTCTTTGGCGCTGCCATACTATCCAAACCAAAACGTCGAACGTTTTTCTGCTTTAAGAATCAATGGGCAGCCTTTGTCTGAAAGCTTAATTACTGACGTGAACGCGATGGCTCAGAATGATTTGTCTGAACGAATGACGAGTATCGTTATTCGCCAAGCGCTGCGTGTTGTGGCAAAAGATCGCATCCGTAAAGAAACCACTCAAGGTAACGATGTAGGTAACATTCTGTTTAATGTGTGGAACACCTTTACTGAGCAACCAGACACGCGCAGTTGGCAATCATTACCTGCCGAGATTAAGAGCAGCACGTTTGTAGCAAATAGTGGTCAATATACGTTAGAAGCAGGCGCTAAAACGTATGATTTCGATATACGAGAAGGGCAGACCACCTTGGTTTGGATTTCTCGACAAGGGAACAACGCAACAATGTGGCATAAACAGCTAGGGAGGCTGTAA
- the hinT gene encoding purine nucleoside phosphoramidase, which yields MAEETIFSKIINKEIPADLLYQDDLVTAFRDINPRAPSHILIIPNKLIPTTNDVEVEDEAMMGRMFTVARKLAKEEGIAEDGYRLIVNCNSHGGQEVYHIHMHLVGGRPLGPLLIS from the coding sequence ATGGCTGAAGAAACCATCTTTAGTAAGATCATTAATAAAGAAATCCCTGCAGATCTACTATATCAAGACGACTTAGTAACGGCGTTTCGCGATATTAACCCTCGCGCGCCAAGTCATATTCTAATTATCCCTAACAAGCTGATTCCGACAACGAATGATGTTGAAGTGGAAGATGAAGCCATGATGGGGCGCATGTTTACCGTGGCTCGTAAGTTAGCAAAAGAAGAAGGCATCGCAGAAGATGGCTATCGTCTTATCGTAAACTGTAACTCTCACGGTGGCCAAGAGGTATACCATATCCACATGCACTTGGTTGGTGGTCGCCCGCTTGGACCGCTATTGATTAGCTAG
- a CDS encoding methyl-accepting chemotaxis protein — protein MKGSVIKRMYAGFALIIIMFAVTITIMMNSMNQIHSNFESVSETSLPLVALSNQTSVQLLSADKSFKDFLTTQNAERMSAMRTEFASSQNSFSEVLGSLETASQNNATLVERIAQLRAMEQRYFAEADEAMNNYVAMFEAQEQVQKASRDFQRLHSELTVGMKEYVADQKSISVKVMAKSYFIKLQDAEVITSDALASSDVAFVQKAVNQNKKAVTHLNYAYRGLSTQLPALKNVFDESVQKFTKDVGQKGGVLDKHNNYLQAKQALYVNIANLAVEVDQAMAVLDSFNVTAEEQLNSSLADASSIYDKGLFNAIAIGVVVTLFAAAIGYHIANSVREPLTRILKTLEGLTEGDMTQRIDIRYNNEFSRVSGHINTLADNLHNILVKLNDASDDLTKTASVNQKTSSETQAQLNSQREQTATVATAMTEMSHSVQEVANSAQSSLTMVQQVESASESGRQIMNTNISTINQLESRLTESVSAVGELQQMSSQIGSILDVIRGIAEQTNLLALNAAIEAARAGEQGRGFAVVADEVRVLAQKTTQSTSEIETMISNLQSSSKTASNVIESCMSDMDMSVEQASSANSAMEEIQALILEISHMSTHISQAAAEQSETSGDIARNIEDINHIADASYQAMSSIAEASQNLTVLANQQGDLVHQFKL, from the coding sequence ATGAAGGGATCTGTGATCAAGCGTATGTACGCTGGTTTCGCACTGATCATCATCATGTTCGCAGTCACGATAACCATCATGATGAACAGCATGAATCAGATACATAGCAATTTTGAGAGTGTCTCAGAAACCTCACTACCACTTGTTGCGCTTTCAAATCAAACAAGTGTTCAACTACTTTCTGCTGATAAGTCATTCAAGGACTTCCTAACCACACAAAACGCTGAGCGTATGTCTGCAATGCGTACAGAGTTTGCCTCATCACAAAACTCTTTTTCTGAAGTGCTTGGAAGCTTGGAAACCGCGAGTCAAAACAACGCTACACTTGTTGAACGTATTGCCCAGTTAAGAGCGATGGAACAGCGTTACTTCGCCGAAGCCGATGAAGCGATGAACAACTACGTGGCAATGTTCGAAGCACAAGAACAAGTACAAAAAGCATCACGTGATTTTCAACGTCTACACTCCGAATTGACTGTAGGTATGAAAGAGTACGTTGCTGACCAAAAAAGCATTTCTGTAAAAGTAATGGCGAAAAGCTACTTCATTAAACTGCAAGACGCTGAGGTGATTACTTCAGATGCGCTAGCTAGTTCTGATGTGGCATTTGTGCAAAAAGCCGTTAACCAAAACAAAAAGGCCGTTACTCACCTTAACTACGCTTATCGCGGGCTATCAACGCAATTACCTGCACTTAAAAATGTCTTCGATGAGTCAGTTCAAAAATTCACAAAAGACGTTGGTCAAAAAGGCGGTGTCTTAGACAAGCACAACAACTACTTACAGGCGAAACAAGCGTTATACGTCAACATTGCCAACTTAGCCGTTGAAGTAGACCAAGCCATGGCCGTACTTGATTCATTCAATGTAACCGCAGAAGAACAACTTAACTCTTCATTGGCAGACGCAAGCAGCATTTACGACAAGGGTTTGTTCAATGCCATCGCAATCGGCGTTGTGGTGACGCTGTTTGCTGCAGCGATTGGATACCATATTGCCAACAGTGTAAGAGAGCCATTAACACGCATTCTGAAAACACTTGAAGGCTTAACTGAAGGTGATATGACGCAACGCATCGATATCCGTTATAACAACGAGTTCAGTCGTGTAAGTGGCCACATAAACACCCTAGCCGACAACCTTCACAATATCTTAGTTAAGTTGAATGATGCTTCAGATGACCTAACTAAAACGGCAAGCGTGAACCAAAAAACCTCATCAGAGACTCAGGCTCAATTGAACAGCCAGCGCGAGCAAACAGCGACAGTCGCGACGGCAATGACAGAAATGTCTCACTCGGTACAAGAGGTAGCGAACAGCGCGCAAAGTTCATTGACTATGGTTCAACAAGTGGAATCGGCTTCTGAGTCTGGTCGCCAGATCATGAACACCAATATCAGCACTATCAATCAACTTGAATCACGTCTTACTGAATCGGTCAGCGCGGTGGGCGAACTTCAACAAATGAGTAGCCAAATTGGATCGATTCTTGATGTCATCCGCGGCATTGCTGAACAAACCAATCTACTTGCATTGAATGCAGCGATTGAAGCAGCACGCGCCGGCGAACAAGGTCGAGGCTTTGCAGTCGTTGCCGATGAAGTTCGAGTGCTGGCGCAAAAGACCACACAATCGACCTCGGAAATCGAGACGATGATCAGCAATCTGCAATCAAGCTCGAAAACAGCAAGCAATGTGATTGAAAGCTGCATGAGTGATATGGACATGTCGGTTGAACAAGCTTCAAGTGCCAACAGTGCGATGGAAGAGATCCAAGCATTGATTCTAGAGATTAGCCACATGAGTACACACATATCTCAAGCAGCCGCTGAGCAAAGTGAAACATCTGGCGATATCGCACGTAACATCGAAGACATCAACCATATCGCTGATGCAAGTTACCAAGCAATGTCGTCGATTGCAGAAGCCAGCCAAAACCTAACAGTACTTGCGAATCAGCAAGGCGATTTAGTTCATCAGTTCAAACTATAG
- a CDS encoding DUF1887 family protein: MAVHVGIIDQDPIRLLTPLLDNRTISTHIVFIGDKNQVSMYKRLESVLQKRDITSEFFEIPTLVNTSAIKESIQNLAEDLKARGEEVKLNASCGLRHRLLSVYEVFRTYHWPIFVVEPNSDKLCWLYPNGKEDAQVQDRITIDDYLTVFGARGEFSDVQLSPQLDQKLYELGERWASNALELGPGLATLNYLATTCRKEQRLDVGLSEKQQGYRELNMLLSDLVEAKIATYDNGILTFANEDARRFSNGEWLETLVHSTVKQIQDDMPTIQDRSLNVQVYRQLGEREVRNELDVASVVNNKLHIIECKTKGMRDDGDDTLYKLESLRDLLGGLQARAMLVSFRPLRHNDITRAEDLGLALIGPDELKDLKTHLAAWFTAAGGDEDLEC, from the coding sequence ATGGCTGTTCATGTTGGCATTATCGATCAAGACCCCATTCGCTTGCTCACCCCACTACTTGATAACCGAACGATCAGTACTCACATCGTGTTTATCGGAGACAAGAATCAAGTCAGTATGTACAAACGTTTAGAAAGCGTTTTACAAAAACGCGACATTACCAGTGAGTTTTTCGAAATTCCTACCCTCGTAAATACATCCGCAATTAAAGAGTCTATCCAAAACCTTGCTGAAGACCTCAAAGCTCGTGGAGAAGAAGTGAAACTCAACGCAAGTTGTGGTCTTCGTCACCGCCTACTTTCTGTCTACGAAGTATTTCGTACTTACCACTGGCCAATCTTTGTTGTTGAACCAAACAGTGACAAGCTGTGCTGGCTTTATCCGAATGGCAAAGAAGATGCACAAGTACAAGACCGTATTACCATCGACGACTACCTAACGGTGTTCGGTGCTCGTGGTGAGTTCAGCGATGTACAGCTGTCTCCTCAACTTGATCAGAAGCTTTATGAACTGGGCGAACGCTGGGCAAGTAATGCACTAGAACTCGGCCCTGGCCTTGCTACATTGAACTACCTTGCAACGACTTGCCGTAAAGAACAGAGGCTTGATGTGGGGTTGTCTGAGAAGCAACAAGGTTATCGCGAGCTAAACATGCTGTTAAGTGATTTGGTGGAAGCTAAAATTGCCACTTATGATAATGGTATTTTGACGTTCGCCAATGAAGATGCACGACGCTTCTCTAATGGCGAATGGCTAGAGACTTTGGTTCACAGTACCGTTAAGCAAATCCAAGATGACATGCCAACCATTCAAGATCGCTCTTTAAATGTTCAGGTATACCGCCAATTAGGTGAACGCGAGGTTCGTAACGAACTCGACGTGGCATCAGTAGTGAATAATAAGCTCCACATCATCGAATGTAAGACCAAAGGCATGCGTGATGATGGTGATGACACTTTGTACAAGCTGGAATCGCTAAGAGACCTATTAGGCGGCCTACAAGCACGTGCTATGCTGGTGAGCTTCCGCCCTCTTCGTCATAACGACATCACACGAGCAGAAGATCTTGGCCTTGCATTGATTGGCCCTGACGAATTAAAAGATCTTAAAACACACCTAGCGGCATGGTTTACCGCCGCCGGTGGTGATGAAGATTTAGAGTGCTAA
- the udp gene encoding uridine phosphorylase, giving the protein MSQAVFHLGVTEADLNGATLAIIPGDPARVQKIAEEMENPVFLASHREYTLYRAELDGKPVVVCSTGIGGPSTSIAVEELAQLGVRTFLRVGTTGAIQPHVNVGDMIVSTGSVRLDGASLHFAPMEFPAVADFEVATAMKAAVDESGATVHMGVTASSDTFYPGQERYDTFSGRVVKRFQGSMQEWQDMGVLNFEMESATLLTMCASSGLKAGCVAGVIINRTQKETPDHETLKVTEARSIKVVVEAARKML; this is encoded by the coding sequence ATGTCTCAAGCTGTTTTCCATTTAGGTGTTACTGAAGCAGATCTTAACGGTGCTACTCTTGCGATCATCCCTGGTGATCCTGCTCGTGTACAAAAAATCGCAGAAGAGATGGAGAATCCAGTATTTCTTGCTAGCCATCGTGAATATACGCTTTATCGCGCAGAGCTAGACGGTAAGCCAGTTGTTGTATGTTCAACAGGTATCGGCGGCCCATCTACTTCTATTGCTGTTGAAGAGCTTGCTCAACTTGGTGTTCGTACTTTCCTTCGTGTTGGTACTACTGGTGCTATCCAGCCACATGTAAACGTGGGTGACATGATCGTTTCTACAGGTTCTGTTCGTTTAGACGGTGCTAGCCTGCACTTTGCGCCAATGGAGTTCCCAGCGGTAGCTGACTTCGAAGTAGCAACAGCAATGAAAGCGGCAGTTGACGAATCAGGTGCAACAGTTCACATGGGTGTAACGGCATCAAGCGATACGTTCTATCCTGGTCAAGAGCGTTACGACACGTTCTCTGGTCGCGTTGTTAAGCGTTTCCAAGGTTCTATGCAAGAATGGCAAGATATGGGCGTTTTAAACTTCGAAATGGAATCTGCAACGCTATTAACTATGTGTGCAAGTTCTGGTCTGAAAGCAGGTTGTGTTGCTGGTGTAATCATCAACCGTACTCAAAAAGAGACGCCTGATCACGAAACGCTAAAAGTAACAGAAGCTCGTTCAATCAAAGTGGTTGTAGAAGCTGCACGTAAAATGCTTTAA
- a CDS encoding zinc/cadmium/mercury/lead-transporting ATPase codes for MCAKHAACRSTKVDVQSQATGATCSSPKITSITASSSSSTCCSSATASAPADGCCGSDSGEEDRLPLTESLNAQFSKSWLVSGMDCPACARKIEKAVSNIKGVIEAKVLFATEKLVVKFDDESLADTIEQVSIKTGFPLTEVGSKKEKQQPETFWQAHIQPNLQIIAIAAAMLFAALLKSTSPQLSEGLFTVTCLLGLYPVAKKAVQLARSGTPFAIETLMSVAALGALYLGETAEAAMVLLLFLIGERLEAFASSRARSGVQALMALVPENATKIINGERVEVAVSELVPGDVIEVAAGSRLPADGQLITDAASFDESALTGESVPVEHIEGNSIMAGAVVVDKVVRITITSKQGENAIDRILHLIEEAESRKAPLERFLDKFSRWYTPLMMLVALLVIITPPLLFSQPWETWVYRGLALLLIACPCALVISTPAAITSGLAAAAKRGALIKGGAALEQLGKIQTIAFDKTGTLTEGKPQVTDIQALSGWQQDAMLRVVGAIEVGSTHPLAQSLVAKVKELNVEIPESHNKKALIGSGVEGDVDGIKYQVLSPSKVTFDLGADVVSQVEALEGEGKTVVVALELKDQEESIEQAATVIGLIAWQDTLRSDAKLAIERLNNLGIQSIMLTGDNPRSAAAISSKIGMQYKASLLPSDKVTYVEELSQQSHVAMVGDGINDAPAMKTANVGIAMGGGTDVALETADSALTHNRLTELPAMIELSQATMNNIRQNVALALGLKGVFLVTSLLGITGLWVAVLADSGATALVTLNALRLLRFKSKAD; via the coding sequence ATGTGCGCAAAACATGCAGCGTGCCGCTCAACAAAAGTGGACGTTCAATCGCAAGCGACTGGGGCGACCTGTTCTAGTCCGAAAATTACCAGCATTACAGCCTCAAGCTCTTCATCAACATGCTGTAGTTCTGCGACGGCTTCTGCCCCAGCAGATGGTTGTTGTGGTTCAGACAGTGGAGAAGAAGACCGGCTGCCCTTAACTGAGTCTCTCAACGCCCAATTTTCAAAAAGTTGGCTAGTCTCGGGAATGGACTGTCCAGCTTGTGCTCGAAAAATAGAAAAAGCGGTCAGTAACATCAAAGGTGTTATTGAAGCTAAAGTGCTATTCGCTACCGAAAAACTGGTGGTTAAATTCGACGATGAAAGTCTTGCTGATACCATTGAACAGGTCTCTATCAAAACGGGTTTCCCTCTTACGGAAGTCGGTTCTAAGAAAGAAAAACAACAACCTGAGACTTTTTGGCAAGCCCATATCCAACCTAATTTACAGATTATAGCGATTGCGGCTGCAATGTTGTTCGCTGCACTTCTGAAAAGTACTTCTCCTCAACTAAGTGAAGGTTTGTTTACCGTAACTTGCTTACTCGGGTTATATCCGGTGGCTAAAAAAGCCGTTCAATTGGCACGTTCCGGAACACCTTTTGCGATTGAGACCCTAATGAGTGTCGCGGCTCTGGGCGCTTTGTACCTTGGTGAAACCGCGGAAGCGGCGATGGTTCTCTTGTTGTTTTTGATTGGTGAGCGCTTGGAAGCTTTCGCTTCATCGCGAGCAAGAAGTGGTGTTCAAGCCCTTATGGCATTGGTGCCAGAGAATGCGACCAAGATTATTAACGGTGAACGTGTTGAAGTGGCGGTGAGCGAGCTTGTTCCTGGCGATGTGATTGAAGTAGCAGCTGGCTCTCGTTTGCCTGCTGATGGTCAACTGATTACCGACGCGGCGAGTTTTGATGAAAGTGCGTTAACCGGTGAGTCTGTTCCTGTTGAACATATCGAAGGTAACAGCATCATGGCGGGCGCCGTGGTTGTCGATAAAGTTGTGCGCATTACGATAACGTCTAAACAGGGTGAAAATGCGATTGACCGAATCCTCCATCTTATTGAAGAGGCGGAATCCCGTAAAGCACCTCTAGAACGCTTCCTCGATAAATTCAGCCGTTGGTACACACCGTTAATGATGTTGGTTGCATTGTTAGTGATTATTACGCCACCGTTGTTGTTTTCCCAACCTTGGGAAACATGGGTATATCGTGGTTTGGCCTTACTATTGATTGCGTGTCCTTGTGCTTTGGTTATCTCAACGCCAGCAGCGATTACCTCTGGTTTAGCAGCAGCAGCAAAGCGTGGTGCTTTAATCAAAGGTGGCGCTGCGCTAGAACAGCTTGGAAAAATCCAAACCATTGCATTCGACAAGACGGGTACTTTGACGGAAGGTAAGCCTCAGGTTACGGATATTCAGGCTCTATCAGGTTGGCAGCAAGATGCAATGCTACGTGTAGTTGGTGCTATTGAAGTTGGCTCTACGCATCCATTGGCGCAATCGCTAGTGGCGAAAGTAAAAGAACTGAATGTTGAGATCCCAGAATCGCATAATAAGAAAGCATTGATCGGCAGTGGCGTCGAAGGTGATGTCGATGGAATTAAGTATCAGGTTTTATCGCCTTCTAAGGTGACGTTCGATCTTGGTGCCGATGTTGTTTCTCAGGTTGAGGCATTAGAAGGCGAGGGCAAGACGGTTGTGGTTGCTCTTGAGCTTAAAGATCAAGAAGAATCAATCGAGCAAGCTGCGACAGTGATTGGATTGATAGCGTGGCAAGATACCTTACGTAGTGATGCTAAGCTGGCGATCGAACGACTTAACAACTTGGGTATTCAATCTATCATGCTTACTGGTGATAACCCGCGCAGTGCAGCAGCGATCAGCAGCAAGATTGGTATGCAATATAAGGCAAGTCTACTTCCAAGCGATAAAGTGACTTACGTTGAAGAGTTATCTCAACAGTCGCATGTCGCAATGGTTGGAGATGGTATCAATGATGCACCAGCGATGAAAACCGCTAACGTAGGTATTGCAATGGGTGGTGGTACGGATGTGGCGTTGGAAACGGCTGACTCTGCACTGACTCACAATCGCTTAACGGAACTCCCTGCGATGATTGAACTGTCGCAAGCGACCATGAATAATATCCGTCAAAACGTAGCACTTGCACTCGGTTTGAAAGGTGTTTTCTTGGTGACGAGTTTACTCGGTATTACCGGTTTGTGGGTTGCGGTGTTAGCCGATAGTGGTGCGACGGCACTGGTGACATTGAATGCTTTGCGTCTTCTTCGATTCAAATCTAAAGCAGATTAG